In Candidatus Glassbacteria bacterium, a single window of DNA contains:
- a CDS encoding ABC transporter ATP-binding protein, which yields MGAVKVTALDGVSLEIGAGEMVAVLGPSGSGKSTLMNLLGCLDTPSEGTYLLDGEQVSEMNRSQLAAVRNRRIGFVFQNFNLLAYATAQENVELPLIYAKTPASERRRRATEVLELVGLGDRVKHRPAELSGGERQRVAMARALANDPEIILADEPTGNLDSKSGEEILALFEDLHKRGKTLIVVTHDQNIASRCRRVITLLDGRIDKDVLNGNHGGQ from the coding sequence ATGGGCGCGGTCAAAGTGACTGCGCTCGACGGGGTCTCGCTGGAAATCGGCGCGGGCGAGATGGTGGCCGTGCTGGGTCCCTCGGGCAGCGGCAAGAGCACCCTGATGAACCTGCTGGGCTGCCTGGATACCCCCAGCGAGGGTACTTACCTGCTGGACGGTGAGCAGGTGAGCGAGATGAACCGTTCACAGCTGGCCGCGGTACGCAACCGCAGAATCGGGTTCGTGTTCCAGAATTTCAACCTGCTGGCCTACGCCACCGCCCAGGAAAATGTGGAGCTGCCGCTGATCTACGCTAAAACACCCGCCTCCGAGCGCAGGCGGCGCGCCACCGAGGTGCTGGAACTGGTGGGTTTGGGAGACAGGGTCAAACATCGCCCGGCCGAGCTTTCCGGCGGAGAGCGCCAGCGGGTGGCCATGGCCCGTGCCCTGGCCAACGATCCGGAAATTATCCTGGCCGACGAACCCACCGGCAACCTCGACAGCAAGTCCGGCGAGGAGATTCTCGCCCTGTTCGAGGATCTCCACAAACGCGGCAAAACACTGATCGTGGTCACCCACGACCAGAATATCGCCAGCCGCTGCCGGCGGGTGATCACCCTGCTGGACGGCCGGATCGATAAAGACGTGCTCAACGGCAACCATGGGGGGCAATAA
- a CDS encoding FtsX-like permease family protein yields the protein MSMILEYFHELKKEKLRMTLTVLGVCWGMANIVLMLSVGEGLHRELQRGLLSMGKDIVVVWSGQTSKAYAGFPVGRRIRFTGEDLDRITERVPLIDKISPEFIKWSVTIKDNGNNLDTQVSGVYPCWGEMRSMVPEAGGRFINDMDLARKRRVIFIGNAVRDKFFGEGSNPVGRQITVMDIPFTVIGVMKKKMQTSSYSGMDKDRCSIPASTYKTMFNQNYPNNAVFRPADRSRSEEAQDAFRKFLASRYKCDPEDESIANFWDTIESVEIQGKILRGIQIFMGIIGGLTLIIAGIGVANIMYVTVKERTREIGIKMAVGARPVYIISQFVLEALLTVGIGGALGIALGKGMIFVTWNLPIEHEVMNFIGRPVFSALLALISSVILTFIGLLTGVFPARKASLVDPVEALRYE from the coding sequence ATGAGCATGATCCTGGAATACTTTCACGAATTGAAAAAAGAAAAACTGCGGATGACGCTCACCGTGCTGGGAGTCTGCTGGGGCATGGCCAATATCGTGCTGATGCTCTCGGTGGGCGAGGGCCTGCATCGCGAACTGCAGCGCGGGTTGCTCTCGATGGGCAAGGATATCGTGGTTGTCTGGTCGGGACAAACTTCGAAAGCATACGCCGGTTTCCCTGTGGGCAGGAGAATCAGATTTACTGGCGAAGACCTGGACCGGATTACCGAGCGCGTGCCGCTGATCGATAAGATCAGTCCGGAATTCATCAAGTGGTCGGTTACGATCAAGGACAACGGCAATAATCTGGATACTCAGGTTAGCGGCGTATATCCATGCTGGGGTGAAATGCGGAGCATGGTCCCCGAGGCCGGCGGCAGGTTTATCAACGACATGGACCTGGCGCGCAAACGGCGGGTGATTTTTATCGGCAACGCGGTCCGGGACAAGTTTTTCGGCGAGGGTTCCAACCCGGTAGGAAGGCAGATCACCGTGATGGATATCCCGTTCACGGTGATCGGCGTGATGAAAAAGAAAATGCAGACCAGTTCCTACAGCGGGATGGACAAGGATCGCTGCTCCATTCCGGCCTCGACTTACAAAACCATGTTCAACCAGAATTATCCAAACAATGCGGTATTCCGTCCCGCGGATCGCTCCCGCTCCGAAGAGGCCCAGGACGCGTTCCGCAAGTTCCTGGCCTCGCGGTACAAATGCGATCCCGAGGATGAATCGATAGCTAATTTCTGGGACACAATCGAATCGGTGGAAATTCAGGGTAAAATCCTGCGCGGAATCCAGATCTTCATGGGCATAATCGGTGGCCTGACCCTGATAATCGCCGGGATCGGCGTGGCCAATATCATGTACGTCACGGTCAAGGAGCGAACCCGCGAGATCGGGATCAAGATGGCTGTCGGCGCGCGGCCCGTCTACATAATCTCCCAGTTCGTGCTCGAAGCCCTGCTCACTGTCGGGATCGGCGGCGCGCTGGGGATTGCCCTGGGCAAGGGGATGATATTCGTGACCTGGAACCTGCCGATCGAGCACGAGGTGATGAATTTTATCGGGCGGCCGGTGTTCAGCGCGCTGCTGGCGCTGATCAGCTCAGTGATACTCACCTTTATCGGTCTGCTGACCGGGGTGTTCCCCGCGCGGAAAGCCAGCCTGGTGGACCCTGTCGAGGCCCTGAGATACGAATGA